The Neptunomonas concharum genomic interval GTCTCTTCCAAAGACTTGCATCTTGATGAGCCGAAACAGTCTCTCAGTAGTGCTGCTAAAACGGATGGGGCTTCGCGTCCTGCATCCCGAGAGAGTACAGCGCCGCTTCCGGCTGTGGATTTAGCAAAGCGAGAGGGTAAAGTTAAGCCGCCGCGATTTAAGTTGGTTTATTGGGTATTTGACAAGGTTATCGTTATCGATTCTTTGCCCCCACAAAGTCGGGGAAGCATAGGGCGCAAAGCTTACCAAACGTTATGTTGTAATATGCTTCGGGCGATGGGCTTGTCTGCCCAGTTGAGGCTTGAACCCTATACGCTTAACTGGCCGATGTTAGTGGGTGAGGGGTTGGACCAAGGCCCCGAAGAAGCTTCTAAAGCGGTTCGTCATAAGATAAGCAAGTTGCTCCGAGAGCATCAACCTGATCTGATTTTACTCTTAGGTGAAGCGTCCGCTCAGATGGTTATGAACCGCTCTGAAGCACTTGATGAATTGCGGGGCGTGGTGTTTAGCTATAGCAGCAAAATCAGTGCGATCTCTACCTTAAGTTTCACACAGATGATGCAGATACCCGAATGTAAAAAAGAGGTTTGGGCTGATCTACAAAAGGTTTTGCCGATAGATGTCTGAATTACGCAGATTGACTGTGTCTGATGGTGATGCTCTTTTCAGTTTAGAAACGTTAAGTTTTCCGTCTGATGCATGGTCGCGCTCGCAATTGGAGCAACAACTCACGGACGCACGGAGCACCAATTTAGGGGTATGTGTAGCTGGGAATTTGGCAGGTTTTGTACTCGCTAAGTCCCTTTTTGATGAATCAGAGTTGTATCAAATAGCTGTCTCGCCTGATCAACAAGGGCAGGGGATGGCACAGTTGCTTTTGAATGCTCTAGTTGCTGAGCTAAAAAGAGAGGGTATTGCGCGTGTGATGCTGGAAGTTCGGGCTTCCAACCTGCGGGCTATCGACCTTTATACACGTTTTGGCTTTACTGTTGATGGGCGGCGTAAAGACTACTACTGGATTGAGTGTGGAAGGGAAGATGCCTTATTACTCAGTTATCAGGTTAATCGATAACGTTAGTCGCTGCGTATAGGTTATAAGCCGCTATCGGAAATCCAGTGCGGCTACACTGGGCTTGAGTTAAAATGGGCCTATTCGCTAACTCAATCTGACTTCCCAATCACTATGAGTATATCAGAAGGCTTATTAACCGGGCTTTGGTTATGGTGGCTACATGCTATTTATGGACTTGCGCTAGGCTATGCATTCTATCGAGCACCTTGGCGGACAGTTGTCAGTAATAAAGGGCTTCAGCATCTTTTCTTTGGAGCGACTGTACTGTTAGCTTTAATGTGGAGTATGCGAGCGGGTATTTCTCCTGGCCTGAGCATTCACTTTTTGGGAATGACGACCTTGACCCTGATCCTTGGTTGGGACTTGGCGGTATTGTCAGGTAGCTTGGTTTTACTGGCCATGACATTGATTGGTAAGGAGAGTTGGGATGGTCTATCGGCTAACGGACTATGCTTAGTGATCATTCCGGCGCTGCTTTCCCATGTTATTCATCAGTGGGTGGAGCGACTTTTCGGGAAAAATTTCTTTATCTACCTTTTTCTGTGTGCCTTTCTTGGATCGGCTATCATTATTGCTATATCCGGTCTATCCATGAGTTTGTTGCTATGGTTTGACGGTGTCTATCCTTGGAATAAAATTGAGCACGAGTATGTGCGTTATCTGCCTTTGATTATGTTCCCAGAAGCCCTCATGAATGGCATTTTAATGACGGGGATTATGGTTTTTTACCCAGACTGGATTCGTACGTTTGATGCAAAAGCCTATATAGATGAGCAATAGTCTCATCTGGACTATCTATTACTGCCTAACAGGATGCTTGGAGAGTTTTCTCTGTAAGGTTCTTCGGTGCATACCCAAAGCGCGGGCAGTGGCGGAAATATTGCCTTCATGCTCAGCCAATACTTTCTGTATATGTTCCCACTCCAGTCGATTGACTGACATAGGCTGTGGAGCTATCTCAATACTTTCATCCGGGGTCGTCTGCTCTAAAGCTTGCAATATATCGTCTGCATTAGCCGGTTTCGGGAGGTATTGGGTTGCCCCTAACTTTATCGCTTCCACGGCGGTGGAGATGCTGGCATAGCCAGTTAGTACAACAATTTTGATATCTGGATTGACAGCAGTGAGGGCGGGGATAACGGTCAGCCCTGAGGCACCTTCCATCTTTAGATCCAATGAGGCGTAATCAGGTTGCCACTCTTGTAATAGATCAATGGCATTTTCTGCACTGCGTGCTACTTTAACGTCAAAGCCGCGACGGGTCATAGCGCGGGATAAGACGCGAGTGAAGGTTGCGTCATCATCAACAATTAAGAATGATTTTGCCGTTTCAGCCATGTACAGATCTCCTGGAAAGGCGGACTT includes:
- a CDS encoding response regulator transcription factor; the encoded protein is MAETAKSFLIVDDDATFTRVLSRAMTRRGFDVKVARSAENAIDLLQEWQPDYASLDLKMEGASGLTVIPALTAVNPDIKIVVLTGYASISTAVEAIKLGATQYLPKPANADDILQALEQTTPDESIEIAPQPMSVNRLEWEHIQKVLAEHEGNISATARALGMHRRTLQRKLSKHPVRQ
- the rimI gene encoding ribosomal protein S18-alanine N-acetyltransferase; its protein translation is MSELRRLTVSDGDALFSLETLSFPSDAWSRSQLEQQLTDARSTNLGVCVAGNLAGFVLAKSLFDESELYQIAVSPDQQGQGMAQLLLNALVAELKREGIARVMLEVRASNLRAIDLYTRFGFTVDGRRKDYYWIECGREDALLLSYQVNR
- a CDS encoding energy-coupling factor ABC transporter permease, with amino-acid sequence MSISEGLLTGLWLWWLHAIYGLALGYAFYRAPWRTVVSNKGLQHLFFGATVLLALMWSMRAGISPGLSIHFLGMTTLTLILGWDLAVLSGSLVLLAMTLIGKESWDGLSANGLCLVIIPALLSHVIHQWVERLFGKNFFIYLFLCAFLGSAIIIAISGLSMSLLLWFDGVYPWNKIEHEYVRYLPLIMFPEALMNGILMTGIMVFYPDWIRTFDAKAYIDEQ